A single genomic interval of Bacillota bacterium harbors:
- a CDS encoding indolepyruvate oxidoreductase subunit beta: MSKVTSILLAGVGGQGIVLASRVLAEVALKTGNEVKVSEIHGMAQRGGSVVTHLRFGKQVFSPLISPGQADFLVGFEKLEAIRLLPYLKQSGYLIVNDQEIFPLPVLLGKASYPDDIIFYLRKQTSRVHYVAALEKAQKLGSPQVVNMILLGVLAQYLGISPDCWEEVITKSVRSEFMELNRKAFREGLTLLNRYPLENAL, from the coding sequence ATGAGTAAGGTTACCAGTATTCTTTTGGCTGGAGTCGGGGGACAGGGGATTGTCCTGGCTTCCCGAGTTCTTGCGGAAGTTGCCCTGAAAACAGGGAATGAAGTGAAGGTTTCGGAAATTCACGGGATGGCACAGCGGGGCGGTTCTGTTGTTACTCATTTGAGATTCGGAAAACAGGTTTTTTCGCCACTGATTAGTCCAGGTCAGGCCGACTTTTTGGTTGGATTTGAAAAGTTAGAAGCGATCCGCTTGCTGCCTTACCTGAAACAAAGTGGCTATTTAATTGTAAATGACCAGGAAATATTTCCTCTTCCCGTCCTGTTAGGAAAAGCTTCTTATCCGGATGATATTATTTTTTATCTGCGGAAACAGACAAGTCGGGTACATTATGTTGCTGCCCTGGAAAAGGCGCAAAAATTAGGGAGTCCTCAGGTGGTCAATATGATTTTATTAGGAGTTTTAGCACAGTACTTGGGAATTTCCCCGGATTGCTGGGAAGAGGTAATTACGAAATCTGTCCGCTCTGAATTTATGGAGCTTAATAGAAAGGCTTTTCGGGAGGGCTTAACCTTACTTAACCGTTACCCTCTTGAAAATGCACTATGA
- the hisC gene encoding histidinol-phosphate transaminase, giving the protein MRKVEDLGRRAIFNLNPYVPGKPVEEVERELGISGVIKLASNENPLGPSPLALEALQRAIARVNFYPDSNCFYLKRVLAAHLGCREENLIIGNGSDELLKLIAETFLEREDEVIFAHPSFSEYEFASKIMEANCISVPVKEDLTHDLEAMAKKIGPRTKLIFICNPNNPTGTIVTQEELQAFFAGISPDILIIVDEAYHEYVTDPLYPNSLQFVEEGRNVIILRTFSKIYGLAGLRIGYGISRPEIIALINRVREPFNVNLLAQEAARAGLEDKDHLKRSRDMVLEGKEYLYKAFQKMGLKYVPTHANFVFVNVFRDSREVFPALLREGVIVRTGDIFGYPTYIRVTIGTPQENERFIAGLERVLNSRR; this is encoded by the coding sequence TTGCGTAAGGTTGAGGATTTAGGGCGCCGCGCCATCTTTAATTTAAATCCTTACGTTCCCGGTAAACCCGTTGAAGAAGTAGAACGTGAACTCGGAATATCAGGAGTCATTAAGCTGGCATCTAACGAAAATCCTTTAGGTCCCTCCCCCCTTGCTTTAGAGGCACTCCAGAGGGCAATCGCGCGTGTAAATTTTTACCCCGACAGCAATTGCTTTTACTTGAAGAGAGTACTGGCCGCTCACCTCGGCTGCCGGGAAGAGAATTTAATCATCGGAAACGGCTCTGACGAACTCTTAAAATTGATTGCGGAAACATTTCTAGAACGCGAAGACGAGGTTATCTTCGCGCATCCCTCTTTTTCAGAATATGAGTTTGCAAGTAAAATCATGGAAGCAAACTGTATTTCCGTTCCCGTTAAAGAGGATTTGACTCATGATTTAGAAGCCATGGCAAAAAAGATCGGGCCTCGGACAAAACTGATCTTTATCTGCAATCCTAATAATCCGACGGGGACAATTGTCACGCAAGAGGAACTCCAGGCCTTTTTCGCCGGGATTTCCCCTGATATTTTAATTATCGTGGATGAGGCATATCATGAATATGTAACTGATCCTCTTTATCCCAATTCCCTGCAGTTTGTTGAAGAGGGTAGAAATGTCATTATTTTAAGAACCTTTTCTAAAATATACGGGTTGGCGGGTTTAAGGATCGGATACGGGATTTCCCGTCCGGAAATTATCGCTTTAATCAACCGCGTCAGGGAGCCCTTTAACGTCAATCTTTTAGCCCAAGAAGCGGCCAGGGCGGGCCTAGAAGATAAAGATCATCTGAAGCGAAGCAGAGATATGGTGCTTGAGGGAAAGGAGTATCTTTATAAAGCATTTCAGAAAATGGGTTTAAAGTATGTTCCTACGCACGCTAATTTTGTTTTTGTTAATGTTTTTCGAGATTCAAGAGAAGTTTTTCCCGCTTTACTGCGGGAAGGAGTAATTGTCCGGACAGGTGATATCTTCGGCTATCCTACGTATATCAGGGTTACAATAGGTACTCCGCAGGAGAATGAACGTTTTATTGCGGGCCTGGAAAGAGTACTAAATTCAAGGAGATGA
- a CDS encoding NAD-dependent deacylase — translation MEGSYADKIRQLLSLLLSARYPMALTGAGISTESGIPDFRSPGTGLWERIDPVRELSRDALESNPARFYEVGLPRFVQILQAEPNPAHWILAKLEAKGFLRGIITQNIDGLHVKAGSKNVFEVHGHLRTCYCLKCGAEDTFDFLVNSVQKGINPPLCRSCKGGVLRPEVVLFHDPMPRAFYAAVEALDNCDFLIVAGSSLQVYPVAYLPGRVKNLAVINLMPTPLDHKAKVIIRERAGKVFTDIWEILDKKG, via the coding sequence ATGGAGGGAAGCTACGCAGATAAAATCAGGCAACTGCTTAGCCTTCTCCTTTCCGCGAGGTACCCAATGGCTTTGACGGGTGCCGGCATTAGTACCGAAAGCGGGATCCCCGATTTTCGCAGTCCTGGGACAGGTCTTTGGGAAAGAATTGACCCCGTAAGGGAACTTTCAAGGGATGCTCTTGAGTCTAACCCTGCCCGTTTCTACGAAGTCGGATTACCCCGATTTGTACAAATTCTCCAGGCAGAACCTAATCCCGCCCATTGGATTTTAGCAAAATTAGAAGCAAAAGGTTTTTTACGTGGAATTATCACCCAGAATATCGACGGTCTTCACGTGAAAGCGGGCTCTAAAAACGTTTTTGAAGTACATGGCCATCTTCGCACTTGTTATTGTTTGAAGTGCGGAGCAGAGGATACCTTTGATTTTCTGGTAAATTCAGTACAAAAAGGAATCAATCCCCCTTTATGTCGATCTTGTAAGGGCGGGGTATTACGCCCTGAGGTTGTTCTTTTTCACGACCCCATGCCACGCGCCTTTTATGCTGCTGTTGAAGCGTTGGATAATTGTGATTTCCTAATTGTAGCAGGCAGTAGTCTCCAGGTTTACCCGGTTGCTTATTTACCCGGTAGGGTCAAAAACCTGGCAGTTATTAACTTGATGCCCACACCCTTGGATCATAAGGCGAAGGTGATCATTAGAGAAAGGGCGGGTAAGGTATTTACTGACATCTGGGAGATTTTAGATAAGAAAGGATAA
- a CDS encoding DUF2197 domain-containing protein: MEVRCSLCGKKESITEVHKDFERIIKNPKSVYFCQMCLARVQYDALEYNKPKKPIG; the protein is encoded by the coding sequence TTGGAGGTTCGCTGTTCTCTGTGTGGAAAAAAGGAGTCAATTACCGAGGTTCATAAAGATTTTGAGCGAATTATTAAGAATCCTAAGTCTGTTTATTTTTGTCAGATGTGTCTTGCGAGAGTGCAATATGATGCCCTGGAGTATAACAAACCTAAAAAACCAATCGGGTAA